From the genome of Streptomyces sp. NBC_01116, one region includes:
- a CDS encoding cytochrome P450 → MHVSFDPWSPAFVADPYPAYTALRAAGRAHWFEPTGQWLIPHHSDVSALLRDRRLGRTYLHRFSHEEFGRTPPPAAHEPFTTLNGQGILDLEAPDHPRIRRLISKAFTPRTVENLAPTVRRLAAGLVDAFVAKGGGDLLAEVAEPLPVAVIAEMLGVPEADRGLLRPWSAAICGMFELNPSEETAEAAVRASVDFSAYLRGLIAERRADPGEDLVSALIAAHDEGERLTEQEMISTCVLLLNAGHEATVNTTVNGWRTLFHHPEQLAALRADPALLPRAIEELLRYDTPLQMFERWVLDDIEIDGQVIGRGAEVALLFGSANRDPERFARPDTLDLSRQDNPHITFGAGIHFCLGAPLARLELAASFGELLRKAPALRMTAEPEWQPGYVIRGLKELRAEV, encoded by the coding sequence ATGCACGTGTCCTTCGACCCCTGGTCGCCCGCGTTCGTCGCCGATCCCTACCCCGCCTACACCGCGCTGCGCGCCGCCGGCCGGGCGCACTGGTTCGAGCCGACGGGGCAGTGGCTGATCCCGCACCACTCCGACGTGTCGGCCCTGCTGCGCGACCGGCGCCTCGGCCGGACGTATCTGCACCGCTTCAGCCACGAGGAGTTCGGCCGCACCCCGCCGCCGGCCGCGCACGAGCCGTTCACCACGCTCAACGGGCAGGGCATCCTCGATCTGGAGGCCCCCGACCATCCCCGGATCCGGCGGCTGATCTCCAAGGCGTTCACCCCGCGTACGGTCGAGAACCTCGCCCCGACCGTACGGCGGCTGGCGGCCGGGCTGGTCGACGCCTTCGTGGCGAAGGGCGGCGGGGACCTGCTGGCGGAGGTGGCGGAGCCGCTGCCGGTCGCGGTCATCGCGGAGATGCTGGGCGTCCCGGAGGCGGACCGGGGACTGTTGCGGCCCTGGTCGGCGGCGATCTGCGGGATGTTCGAGCTGAACCCCTCCGAGGAGACGGCCGAGGCCGCCGTCCGGGCCTCCGTGGACTTCTCCGCGTATCTGCGCGGGCTCATCGCCGAGCGGCGCGCCGACCCCGGCGAGGACCTGGTCTCGGCGCTCATCGCCGCCCACGACGAGGGCGAGCGGCTGACCGAGCAGGAGATGATCTCGACCTGCGTGCTCCTGCTGAACGCGGGCCACGAGGCGACGGTGAACACCACCGTGAACGGCTGGCGCACGCTCTTCCACCACCCGGAGCAGCTCGCCGCCCTGCGCGCCGACCCCGCGCTGCTGCCCCGCGCGATCGAGGAACTCCTGCGCTACGACACCCCGTTGCAGATGTTCGAGCGCTGGGTGCTCGACGACATCGAGATCGACGGCCAGGTGATCGGGCGCGGCGCGGAGGTGGCGCTGCTGTTCGGCTCGGCCAACCGGGACCCGGAGCGGTTCGCCCGCCCGGACACGCTGGACCTGTCCCGTCAGGACAACCCGCACATCACCTTCGGCGCGGGCATCCACTTCTGTCTGGGCGCGCCCCTGGCCAGGCTGGAGCTGGCCGCGTCCTTCGGTGAGCTGCTCCGCAAGGCGCCCGCGCTGCGGATGACGGCGGAGCCCGAGTGGCAGCCGGGCTATGTCATCCGGGGGCTGAAGGAGCTGCGGGCGGAGGTGTAG
- a CDS encoding DUF1876 domain-containing protein gives MTRIAVGWHIDLAFEEDTHRTRAAALVRLSDGTEVRAHGYASRHPSDTDQQRVGEEIAGARALNELAMRLLTKAHDEIDEASGRSSYPLT, from the coding sequence ATGACCAGGATCGCTGTCGGATGGCACATCGACCTCGCATTCGAGGAGGACACCCACCGCACCCGCGCGGCGGCGCTCGTCCGCCTCTCCGACGGAACAGAGGTACGCGCCCACGGCTACGCCAGCCGCCATCCCTCGGACACCGACCAGCAGCGGGTCGGCGAGGAGATCGCGGGGGCCAGAGCGCTCAACGAACTGGCGATGAGACTGCTGACCAAGGCGCACGACGAGATCGACGAGGCGTCGGGCAGGTCGTCGTACCCCCTGACGTGA
- a CDS encoding diacylglycerol kinase produces MSAAEPPGDGDDQLLVVIDPVARRTDGESVRIAKDVLSAGSHAKICLPDTPEEFARALSRRGSRRPVVVGDDRALLRAVAHLHRERELAAGVLSLIPVGAAHALEVAHALGVPRGAVAAARTALDGAVRRLDLLVDDSDGVVLGRLRIPAPAPQPGSGGPHTGVTAVWDTCRSLMTSLVRPAPVAASTHPGTHRLRIEADGVLLSDLDTPVRGVSVTSQGGGGLADVVVRTASGEDVTAEAKAVTVSGADFRYRADIQTAGPVRTRTWTVRAGAWGLMLPGPASAAGTAGARW; encoded by the coding sequence GTGTCGGCTGCAGAGCCCCCCGGCGACGGCGACGACCAGCTCCTGGTGGTCATCGACCCGGTCGCCCGCCGGACCGACGGCGAGTCCGTCCGTATCGCGAAGGACGTGCTGAGCGCCGGTTCACACGCCAAGATCTGCCTTCCGGACACCCCCGAGGAGTTCGCGCGGGCCCTGTCCCGGCGGGGTTCGCGCAGGCCCGTGGTGGTCGGTGACGATCGCGCGCTGCTGCGCGCGGTGGCCCATCTCCACCGCGAACGGGAGCTGGCCGCCGGCGTCCTCTCCCTGATCCCCGTCGGCGCGGCGCACGCCCTGGAGGTCGCCCACGCCCTCGGCGTCCCCCGGGGCGCGGTGGCGGCAGCACGGACCGCGCTGGACGGTGCGGTGCGGCGCCTGGACCTCCTGGTCGACGACAGCGACGGCGTGGTCCTCGGCCGGCTGCGCATCCCCGCCCCGGCCCCGCAGCCCGGCTCCGGGGGCCCGCACACGGGCGTCACGGCCGTCTGGGACACCTGCCGCTCGCTGATGACGTCCCTGGTCCGCCCGGCCCCGGTCGCCGCCTCCACGCACCCGGGCACGCACCGGCTGCGCATCGAGGCGGACGGGGTGCTGCTGAGCGACCTGGACACGCCGGTCCGGGGCGTCTCGGTGACGTCCCAGGGCGGCGGGGGCCTGGCCGACGTCGTCGTCCGCACCGCCTCGGGCGAGGACGTGACGGCGGAGGCCAAGGCCGTCACGGTCTCCGGCGCGGACTTCCGCTACCGGGCGGACATACAGACCGCGGGGCCGGTGCGCACCCGGACCTGGACGGTCCGGGCGGGCGCCTGGGGGCTGATGCTGCCGGGCCCGGCGAGCGCGGCCGGCACCGCGGGCGCACGCTGGTAG
- a CDS encoding adenylosuccinate synthase, with protein MPALVLLGAQWGDEGKGKATDLLGGSVDYVVRYQGGNNAGHTVVVGDQKYALHLLPSGILSPGCTPVIGNGVVVDPAVLLSELSGLNERGVDTSKLLISGNAHLITPYNVTLDKVTERFLGKRKIGTTGRGIGPTYADKINRVGIRVQDLYDESILEQKVEAALEQKNQLLAKVFNRRAIEAGKVVEDMLQYAEQIKPFVADTTLILNDAIDEGKVVLFEGGQGTLLDVDHGTYPFVTSSNPTAGGACTGAGVGPTKISRVIGILKAYTTRVGAGPFPTELHDEDGEALRRIGGERGVTTGRDRRCGWFDAPIARYATRVNGLTDFFLTKLDVLTGWEQIPVCVAYEIDGKRVEELPYNQTDFHHAKPIYENLPGWSEDITKAKTFADLPKNAQDYVKALEEMSGAPISAIGVGPGRTETIEINSFL; from the coding sequence GTGCCCGCACTTGTGCTGCTCGGTGCTCAGTGGGGTGACGAGGGCAAGGGGAAGGCCACCGACCTCCTCGGTGGATCCGTGGACTATGTCGTGCGATACCAAGGCGGTAACAACGCCGGTCACACGGTCGTCGTAGGCGACCAGAAGTACGCACTGCATCTCCTCCCCTCCGGAATCCTGTCGCCGGGGTGTACCCCGGTCATCGGGAACGGTGTCGTGGTCGACCCGGCGGTCCTGCTCTCCGAGCTGAGCGGTCTGAACGAGCGAGGCGTCGACACGTCCAAGCTTCTGATCAGCGGCAACGCTCATTTGATCACTCCGTACAACGTCACGCTCGACAAGGTGACCGAGCGCTTCCTGGGGAAGCGCAAGATCGGCACGACGGGCCGGGGCATCGGTCCGACGTACGCCGACAAGATCAACCGGGTGGGGATCCGCGTCCAGGACCTCTACGACGAGTCGATCCTGGAGCAGAAGGTGGAGGCGGCCCTGGAGCAGAAGAACCAGCTCCTGGCCAAGGTCTTCAACCGCCGGGCCATCGAGGCCGGCAAGGTCGTCGAGGACATGCTCCAGTACGCGGAGCAGATCAAGCCGTTCGTCGCCGACACGACCCTGATCCTGAACGATGCCATCGACGAGGGCAAGGTCGTCCTCTTCGAGGGCGGCCAGGGCACCCTGCTCGACGTCGACCACGGCACGTATCCCTTCGTCACCTCGTCGAACCCGACCGCGGGCGGCGCCTGCACCGGCGCCGGTGTGGGCCCGACGAAGATCAGCCGGGTCATCGGCATCCTCAAGGCCTATACGACGCGGGTCGGGGCCGGTCCGTTCCCGACGGAGCTGCACGACGAGGACGGCGAGGCGCTGCGGCGCATCGGCGGCGAGCGCGGTGTCACCACCGGCCGTGACCGCCGCTGCGGCTGGTTCGACGCCCCGATCGCGCGGTACGCGACCCGGGTGAACGGCCTGACCGACTTCTTCCTCACCAAGCTGGACGTCCTCACCGGCTGGGAGCAGATCCCGGTCTGCGTGGCGTACGAGATCGACGGCAAGCGTGTCGAGGAACTCCCGTACAACCAGACCGACTTCCACCACGCGAAGCCGATCTACGAGAACCTGCCGGGCTGGTCCGAGGACATCACCAAGGCCAAGACCTTCGCCGACCTGCCGAAGAACGCGCAGGATTACGTGAAGGCCCTGGAGGAGATGTCGGGCGCACCGATCTCCGCGATCGGCGTCGGCCCCGGCCGGACCGAGACCATCGAGATCAACTCGTTCCTCTAG
- a CDS encoding DUF6183 family protein yields the protein MDDTDDGTGNESGRFPWHTAQRHAAQGDSRQVADLAVELTERIDTATKETDEHRRQLAHLVRVLAITPGQDSLTRLLRLFDRQQGHGVDLAPRFVASLLAEHREAADLVGPVSERDAQGRLDELRICLFHELLLRGVDVDVFGQMSDWTRVMHGGHPLAWLPRHRSALETRIVLPSRSVDGGARSVGVTLPAEDRVDPPAPRTTERSALVDSATLDLHRTIIAAPEAGGWGHSEAWLFRTDEDVEPDRVPALLPTLPMGCVEGLGATGRFEIARRPADAIWSLLFATASLGSAYHHGAHGAFGRLWAWKSMAALGGAPADASAEEVERHVRRTTWFHFESDAEWFCNDAFTDYGIAALSPDRRRITVLAATDTD from the coding sequence GTGGACGACACCGACGACGGCACCGGCAACGAATCCGGCCGCTTCCCGTGGCACACGGCCCAGCGACACGCCGCACAGGGCGACTCCCGCCAGGTGGCCGACCTGGCGGTGGAACTGACGGAACGGATCGACACCGCCACCAAGGAGACGGACGAGCACCGGCGTCAACTCGCGCATCTCGTCCGGGTGCTGGCCATCACCCCCGGCCAGGACAGCCTGACCCGGCTGCTCCGGCTCTTCGACCGCCAACAGGGCCACGGGGTCGACCTCGCGCCCCGGTTCGTCGCCTCGCTCCTGGCCGAGCACCGGGAGGCGGCCGACCTGGTCGGCCCGGTCTCCGAGCGCGACGCGCAGGGCCGGCTGGACGAGCTGCGCATCTGCCTCTTCCACGAGCTGCTCCTGCGGGGCGTGGACGTGGACGTGTTCGGGCAGATGAGCGACTGGACGCGCGTGATGCACGGCGGCCATCCGCTGGCGTGGCTGCCACGGCACCGCAGCGCGCTGGAGACCCGGATCGTCCTCCCCAGCAGGTCGGTCGACGGCGGCGCACGCAGTGTCGGCGTCACCCTGCCGGCCGAGGACCGTGTCGACCCGCCGGCGCCCCGTACGACGGAGCGGTCGGCGCTGGTGGACTCGGCGACCCTGGACCTGCATCGGACGATCATCGCCGCGCCGGAGGCGGGCGGCTGGGGGCACTCGGAGGCCTGGCTCTTCCGGACGGACGAGGACGTGGAGCCGGACCGGGTCCCCGCGCTGCTGCCCACCCTGCCGATGGGATGCGTCGAGGGCCTCGGCGCCACGGGCCGCTTCGAGATCGCCCGCCGTCCCGCCGACGCGATCTGGAGCCTGCTCTTCGCCACCGCGTCGCTCGGCAGCGCGTACCACCACGGGGCGCACGGCGCGTTCGGGCGGCTGTGGGCCTGGAAGTCGATGGCGGCCCTCGGCGGGGCCCCGGCGGACGCGAGCGCGGAGGAGGTGGAGCGCCACGTCCGGCGGACGACGTGGTTCCACTTCGAGTCGGACGCGGAGTGGTTCTGCAACGACGCCTTCACCGACTACGGCATCGCCGCCCTCTCCCCCGACCGCCGCCGGATCACCGTGCTCGCGGCGACCGACACCGACTGA
- a CDS encoding glycoside hydrolase family 19 protein translates to MTAAPAASAAAPAAERCAPLHRASADYRAGDTVSHHGRNWSAKWWTHGENPGAGAAWADRGACAGGVSDFVISEQRFDEIFPDRDPFYTYQGLIDALHAYPRFANVGTPQTRAREAAAFLTHADFESVGLRYVKEINEANYWRKCDDTQPFGCPAGREAYYGRGPIMFSWNFNYKAAGDALGLDLLNDPWMVERDPSVAWATALWYWNTQNGPGTMTSHDAMVGGAGFGETIRSLNGALECDGGNPGSVTARVERYERITGIVGVAPGSGLTC, encoded by the coding sequence GTGACGGCGGCCCCCGCCGCGTCGGCCGCCGCCCCCGCCGCCGAGCGCTGCGCACCGCTCCACAGAGCCTCGGCCGACTACCGCGCCGGGGACACCGTCTCCCACCACGGGCGCAACTGGAGCGCCAAGTGGTGGACGCACGGCGAGAACCCGGGCGCCGGCGCCGCCTGGGCCGACCGGGGCGCCTGCGCGGGCGGGGTGTCCGACTTCGTCATCAGCGAGCAGCGGTTCGACGAGATCTTTCCGGACCGCGACCCCTTCTACACCTACCAGGGGCTGATCGACGCGCTGCACGCCTACCCGCGCTTCGCCAACGTCGGTACGCCGCAGACGCGGGCCCGGGAGGCGGCGGCGTTCCTGACGCACGCGGACTTCGAGTCGGTGGGGCTGAGGTACGTCAAGGAGATCAACGAGGCCAACTACTGGCGCAAGTGCGACGACACCCAGCCCTTCGGCTGCCCGGCGGGGCGTGAGGCGTACTACGGGCGCGGCCCGATCATGTTCAGCTGGAACTTCAACTACAAGGCCGCCGGGGACGCCCTCGGGCTCGACCTGCTGAACGACCCCTGGATGGTCGAGCGGGATCCGTCCGTCGCCTGGGCCACCGCCCTCTGGTACTGGAACACCCAGAACGGCCCCGGCACCATGACGTCCCACGACGCGATGGTCGGCGGCGCGGGCTTCGGCGAGACGATCCGCTCGCTCAACGGCGCCCTGGAGTGCGACGGCGGCAACCCGGGTTCGGTGACCGCGCGGGTGGAGCGGTACGAGCGGATCACCGGCATCGTCGGGGTGGCCCCGGGGTCCGGACTCACCTGCTGA
- a CDS encoding glycoside hydrolase family 19 protein — protein sequence MIRRVMSLLVALSAIVAALVVLPAATAQAATCATAWSSSSVYTNGGAVSYNGRNYTAKWWTQNERPGTSDVWADKGACGSGSENPGGNGFVVSEAQFNQMFPNRNAFYTYKGLTDALSAFPAFAKTGSDEVKKREAAAFLANVSHETGGLFYIKEVNEANYPHYCDTTQSYGCPAGQAAYYGRGPIQLSWNFNYKAAGDALGINLLANPYLVEQDPAVAWKTGLWYWNTQNGPGTMTPHNAIVNNAGFGETIRSINGALECNGGNPAQVQSRINKFTQFTQILGTTTGPNLSC from the coding sequence GTGATCCGACGTGTCATGAGTCTGCTGGTCGCGCTCAGCGCGATCGTCGCGGCGCTCGTCGTTCTTCCCGCCGCCACGGCGCAGGCAGCCACCTGCGCCACGGCCTGGAGCTCCTCCTCCGTCTACACGAACGGGGGCGCGGTCTCGTACAACGGCCGCAACTACACCGCGAAGTGGTGGACCCAGAACGAGCGTCCGGGCACGTCGGACGTCTGGGCCGACAAGGGGGCCTGTGGCTCCGGCAGCGAGAACCCGGGCGGGAACGGCTTCGTCGTCAGCGAGGCCCAGTTCAACCAGATGTTCCCGAACCGGAACGCCTTCTACACCTACAAGGGCCTGACCGACGCCCTGAGCGCCTTCCCGGCCTTCGCCAAGACCGGCAGCGACGAGGTGAAGAAGCGCGAGGCCGCGGCCTTCCTCGCCAACGTCAGCCACGAGACGGGCGGCCTCTTCTACATCAAGGAAGTCAACGAGGCGAACTACCCGCACTACTGCGACACCACGCAGTCCTACGGCTGCCCGGCCGGCCAGGCCGCCTACTACGGCCGTGGCCCGATCCAGCTGAGCTGGAACTTCAACTACAAGGCCGCCGGTGACGCCCTGGGCATCAACCTCCTGGCCAACCCGTACCTGGTCGAGCAGGATCCCGCCGTGGCGTGGAAGACCGGCCTCTGGTACTGGAACACCCAGAACGGCCCCGGCACCATGACGCCGCACAACGCCATCGTCAACAACGCCGGCTTCGGCGAGACGATCCGCTCGATCAACGGCGCCCTGGAGTGCAACGGCGGCAACCCGGCGCAGGTCCAGAGCCGTATCAACAAGTTCACGCAGTTCACCCAGATCCTCGGCACCACCACCGGTCCGAACCTGAGCTGCTGA
- the dnaN gene encoding DNA polymerase III subunit beta, whose product MEFRIERSALTDAVSWAARVLPVRSPVPVLGGLLLDTEGGGEGGGGPLRISGLDYEASARIDVDAEVVRPGKVLVMGRRLLDICKVLPEGPVECAVEGSRFTVSGDGARFGLSVLPLDDYPALPPLPQVRGAVDAELFAAAVADVAVAAGRDDTLPALTGIRLELDGDTMTLAATDRYRFAVRTLPWKATAPGEAADVLVSARRLTEIARSLGRSGLVSVALDAGSAGFEHAGTRTTVRLLEGRLPRHEKLFAMADPAVALVDRARLTEAVKRVSVVADGDGPVQMTFSRADGSVTLRAGYEDDVASQRLPAALEGAEELTVAFNPGYLADALASFTEPSLRLLLLGAGQRAMITDEAGTDVHRHLLMSVKPQLG is encoded by the coding sequence ATGGAGTTCCGGATCGAACGCAGTGCCCTGACCGACGCCGTGTCCTGGGCGGCCCGTGTCCTGCCCGTGCGGTCGCCCGTCCCCGTGCTCGGCGGACTGCTGCTGGACACGGAGGGCGGCGGCGAGGGCGGCGGCGGGCCCCTGCGGATCTCCGGGCTCGACTACGAGGCGTCCGCGCGCATCGACGTGGACGCCGAGGTCGTACGGCCCGGGAAGGTGCTCGTCATGGGGCGGCGGCTGCTGGACATCTGCAAGGTGCTGCCCGAAGGTCCCGTGGAGTGCGCGGTGGAGGGCTCGCGGTTCACGGTGTCGGGCGACGGGGCCCGCTTCGGCCTCTCCGTGCTGCCGCTGGACGACTACCCGGCTCTGCCCCCGCTCCCGCAGGTCCGGGGCGCGGTGGACGCGGAGCTGTTCGCGGCGGCCGTGGCCGATGTGGCGGTGGCCGCGGGGCGCGACGACACCCTGCCCGCGCTCACCGGAATCCGGCTGGAGCTCGACGGCGACACGATGACGCTCGCCGCGACCGACCGCTACCGCTTCGCCGTACGGACCCTCCCGTGGAAGGCGACCGCTCCGGGCGAGGCCGCCGACGTCCTCGTCTCCGCCCGCCGCCTCACCGAGATCGCCCGCTCGCTGGGCCGCTCCGGCCTCGTGAGCGTCGCTCTGGACGCCGGTTCGGCGGGCTTCGAGCACGCCGGGACGCGGACCACGGTGCGGCTGCTGGAGGGCCGGCTGCCGCGCCACGAGAAGCTGTTCGCGATGGCGGACCCGGCGGTCGCGCTGGTGGACCGGGCCCGGCTGACCGAAGCCGTCAAGCGGGTCTCCGTCGTCGCCGACGGGGACGGCCCGGTGCAGATGACCTTCTCCCGTGCCGACGGCTCCGTGACCCTCCGCGCGGGGTACGAGGACGACGTGGCGTCCCAGCGGCTGCCGGCCGCCCTGGAGGGGGCCGAGGAGCTGACGGTGGCCTTCAACCCCGGCTATCTGGCCGACGCCCTGGCCTCCTTCACGGAGCCGTCCCTGCGGCTCCTGCTGCTGGGGGCCGGACAGCGCGCGATGATCACGGACGAGGCGGGCACGGACGTCCACCGGCACCTGCTGATGTCGGTGAAGCCGCAGTTGGGGTGA
- a CDS encoding helix-turn-helix domain-containing protein codes for MHRLARTGGTAELLRWLAGRAGGWAGLVGPDGTVLHAAARTARAVVPDVAGLVAEGTSALTGRGARSYALDTGAHTALLFPLSADDRTAPVLAVVTPRPAAAGLATLLADVVLPLSVCRQAETLERKRRRVDLAESRGREAVLHLLMTGQLSIAQQVAGALRPRLPDPVRVCVVECSGDGRDEVARVCADADGGRSWIVRCPVYARHLILVMPAEAADPVSGPTDEAVAARVGDCVVGVSEPVPLADTATGYRQAFHALAVARELPSRHARFGISPDPAYVVGPAGRHWANSLLTPLLTHVPRRAQDPGAQELAATAGSWLAFSSHATDHLKVHRNTLAARLRLIGELLGLDLHRLADQAALDLALRVRATPAPACTTEPAPYAPTGAGTREAARALDEILRRPAVRHWADQQLAPVLGAEETLRTWLRCEGRLGPAAAELGISVPGARKRLTRLETVLQRSLLRPPSARYDLWLALRARDLAAAE; via the coding sequence ATGCACCGGCTGGCCCGCACGGGCGGAACGGCCGAACTGCTGCGCTGGCTGGCCGGGCGGGCCGGGGGCTGGGCCGGGCTCGTCGGACCGGACGGGACGGTGCTGCACGCGGCGGCCCGTACGGCACGCGCGGTGGTCCCCGATGTCGCCGGGCTCGTCGCCGAGGGCACGAGCGCCCTCACCGGGCGCGGGGCCCGGTCGTACGCCCTCGACACCGGTGCGCACACCGCCCTGCTGTTCCCGCTGAGCGCCGACGACCGCACCGCCCCCGTGCTCGCCGTCGTCACCCCCCGGCCCGCGGCCGCCGGGCTCGCCACGCTGCTCGCCGACGTGGTCCTGCCGCTGTCCGTGTGCCGCCAGGCCGAGACCCTGGAGCGCAAGCGCCGCCGGGTGGACCTCGCGGAGTCCCGGGGCCGCGAGGCGGTGCTGCACCTGCTGATGACGGGCCAGCTCTCCATCGCGCAGCAGGTCGCCGGGGCGCTGCGCCCCCGGCTTCCCGATCCGGTACGGGTGTGTGTCGTGGAGTGCTCGGGCGACGGCCGCGACGAGGTGGCCCGGGTCTGCGCGGACGCGGACGGGGGCCGGTCCTGGATCGTGCGGTGTCCCGTCTACGCCCGCCACCTCATCCTGGTGATGCCCGCGGAGGCGGCGGATCCGGTTTCCGGCCCGACGGACGAGGCGGTCGCCGCCCGGGTCGGGGACTGCGTCGTGGGCGTCAGCGAACCGGTGCCGCTGGCCGACACCGCGACCGGCTACCGACAGGCCTTCCACGCCCTGGCCGTCGCCCGCGAACTGCCTTCCCGGCATGCCCGGTTCGGGATCTCGCCGGATCCCGCGTACGTCGTCGGGCCCGCCGGGCGGCACTGGGCGAACAGCCTGCTGACCCCGCTCCTGACCCATGTGCCGCGCCGCGCGCAGGACCCCGGGGCCCAGGAGCTGGCGGCCACGGCCGGTTCCTGGCTGGCGTTCTCGTCGCACGCGACCGACCACCTCAAGGTCCACCGCAACACCCTGGCCGCCCGGCTGCGGCTCATCGGCGAGCTGCTCGGCCTCGACCTGCACCGGCTCGCCGACCAGGCCGCCCTCGACCTGGCCCTGCGCGTCCGCGCCACCCCCGCCCCGGCGTGCACCACCGAGCCCGCCCCGTACGCCCCCACCGGGGCCGGTACGCGGGAGGCGGCGCGGGCGCTCGACGAGATCCTGCGCCGCCCCGCCGTACGGCACTGGGCCGACCAGCAACTGGCCCCCGTCCTCGGGGCCGAGGAGACCCTGCGCACCTGGCTGCGCTGCGAGGGCCGCCTGGGCCCGGCCGCCGCCGAGCTGGGCATCAGCGTGCCCGGCGCCCGCAAACGCCTGACCCGCCTCGAAACGGTCCTCCAGCGCTCGCTGCTCCGGCCCCCGAGCGCCCGCTACGACCTGTGGCTGGCGCTGAGGGCCCGCGACCTGGCCGCGGCGGAATAG
- a CDS encoding transcriptional regulator: MELRIHFTADDLTRITVAPRPDPMWELVNSLHALQARRTAPAHAPWLEHVRGRLARSDLREPIRLLTTLVPARGRFPDFLTPPHKGGMEVARDLIRSTPTDRVRAELAACRTQRTPPDRLRRLAEGDRTARQELDLALTVYFRELLVPQRQLIDDVVHSDRAHHSRDLLEGGAERLLSTLSPCIRWEPPTLVAAYPRDGDLHLRGRGISLIPSFFCTGRPITLIDPGLPPVLVYPASRRSGCTETLDALPELLGRTRAMALCALASPCSTGELAVRIGVSIASASKHASVLRKARLVTSTRRGCEVVHALTPLGREVAQGRRRGSWCGE; the protein is encoded by the coding sequence ATGGAACTCCGTATCCATTTCACAGCAGACGACCTGACACGCATCACGGTGGCTCCCCGGCCCGACCCCATGTGGGAGCTGGTCAACAGCCTGCACGCCCTCCAGGCCCGGCGCACCGCCCCCGCCCACGCTCCGTGGCTGGAGCATGTCCGCGGACGTCTGGCCAGAAGCGACCTGAGGGAGCCGATCCGGCTGCTCACCACGCTGGTGCCGGCCCGGGGGAGGTTCCCCGACTTTCTGACCCCACCCCACAAGGGCGGGATGGAGGTCGCCCGTGACCTGATCCGCTCCACGCCGACGGATCGCGTGCGCGCCGAGCTTGCCGCATGCCGCACGCAGCGGACGCCGCCCGACCGGCTCCGGCGGCTCGCGGAGGGCGACCGCACCGCCCGGCAGGAGCTCGACCTCGCGCTGACCGTCTACTTCCGCGAACTCCTCGTCCCGCAGCGGCAACTGATCGACGACGTGGTGCACAGCGACCGCGCGCACCACAGCCGGGACCTGCTGGAAGGAGGCGCCGAACGGCTGCTGAGCACGCTGTCGCCCTGCATCCGCTGGGAGCCGCCGACGCTGGTCGCCGCCTATCCGCGCGACGGCGACCTCCACCTGCGCGGTCGCGGCATCTCGCTGATCCCGTCCTTCTTCTGCACCGGGCGTCCCATCACGCTCATCGACCCCGGCCTCCCACCCGTCCTGGTCTACCCGGCGAGCCGTCGCTCCGGCTGTACGGAGACCCTCGACGCCCTGCCCGAACTGCTCGGCCGCACACGGGCCATGGCTCTGTGCGCCCTGGCCTCACCCTGCTCGACGGGCGAACTGGCCGTGCGGATCGGTGTGTCGATCGCGAGCGCGAGCAAGCACGCGTCGGTGCTGCGCAAGGCAAGGCTCGTCACCAGTACGCGCAGGGGCTGCGAGGTCGTGCACGCGCTGACCCCGCTCGGGCGTGAGGTGGCACAGGGGCGGAGGCGCGGATCGTGGTGCGGTGAGTGA
- a CDS encoding DUF397 domain-containing protein, with the protein MSSTLRWFKSSYSSGSGGECIEVAFAWHKSSYSSSSGGECIEVATCPHAVHVRDSKVPDGPAFAVAPDAWSAFLGWTG; encoded by the coding sequence ATGAGCAGCACCCTCCGATGGTTCAAGTCGAGCTACAGCAGCGGCAGCGGCGGCGAGTGCATCGAGGTCGCCTTCGCCTGGCACAAGTCCTCGTACAGCAGCTCCAGCGGCGGCGAGTGCATCGAGGTCGCCACCTGCCCCCACGCCGTCCACGTCCGTGACTCCAAGGTGCCCGACGGGCCCGCCTTCGCCGTCGCACCGGACGCCTGGTCCGCGTTCCTCGGCTGGACGGGCTGA